The DNA region GCTATAAATTTTCACTTACATTATTAAGAGTATAATGAGTACATAAAGATTATTATATTCCACTGTTGACTAATTTACGCTACATACTACTATAAATAGTACATATTAATGACACTAAAATTAAATACATTCAAAATATGAAACATAAAGCAGTTCCTACTTATCTTCAACACTCAAAACTAATAAAAAGCGCAATTCTGCTATCTATTGCAACTGCAAGTGTCATTTTAACAATTAAAATATATGGTTGGATTACTACTAGTTCTGTAGCATTATTTGCATCTTTACTAGATTCTATGTTAGATATTTCTTCGTCATTAATAAATATGGTAGCAGTTCGTATAATGCTCTTACCTCCTGATGATAATCACCGTTTTGGTCATAATAAAGTACAAGACTTAGCTATTTTTTCTCAATCTATATTCTTTTTTTGTTCTGCTATTTTTACTTTATTTTCAGCTATTAACAAACTATTTAATTTTCATGAAGTGAGTCATCATAATGTTGGCATTAATGTTATGATTGTATCATCTGTTTGCATATTTATGCTAGTTTGTTATCAGAACTATGTGTATAAGAAAACTCAGTCTTATATTGTAGCAGTTGATAAATTGCATAATTTTGTTGATTTATTAACTAACTTATCAGTTATTATATCATTAAAAGTTAGTGTAAATTTTTGGTTTATTGATTTAGTATTTGCTATTCTGATTAGCGTATATTTACTATATGGGTGTATCAAACTGTTTAGAAAAGCGCTTAAAAATCTTCTTGATCAAGAATTTGATAAAACAGAAAAGCAAAAAATTTTGAATATTATTCGTCAAAATACACAAGTTTTAGGGGTACATGAGCTTAAGACTAGATATGCTGGTAATAAGCCATTTATACAATGTCACTTAGAGGTTGATGGAAATATGACTTTACTTCAGGCTCATGAAATTGCTGACGATATTAGTGCTAAAATTGAAGAAGAGTTTCCTGGTTGCGAAGTATTAATTCATCAAGATCCTGCTGGCTATGAACAGTGTGTAATGTATCAAGAGAAAATTTGATATATATGTGACTCTTTAATTATTTATTAGGGAAAAATATTATCATATTATAGCTATGTTTATGTTACAAGCAATAGAGCAGGCTTCACAGGCTTTTAACTTAGGTGAAGTACCTGTAGGAGTAGTTATAGTTAATCGAGCAACAAAAACTGTATTAACTAGAGCTTATAATAAAGTTGAAACTACATTAAATCCTACTTTTCATGCTGAAATTATTGCAATTAATAAAGCTTGCAGTTTGTTAAGCTGCAAATACTTACATGGTTATGATATTTATGTTAGCCTAGAACCATGCGCAATGTGCGCTGCTGCGTTATCTCATGTTAGAATTGATCGTATATTTTTTGGAGCATATGATGAAAAGTTTGGTGCTATAGAAAACGGTGTACGGCTCTTTTATAATACAACGGTATATTATAAACCAGAAATATATGGTGGTATTATGGAGTTGCAATCTAAGGAATTATTACAAAAGTTTTTTAGTAATCTCAGAGTAAAGAATGAAACAAAGTGTATAATGTAAATGTTAAAAATTGCAAAAATTGGAGTATTATAGTTTATAGTTTATAGTTTATAGTTTATTAAACATCATACATAAAAATGAATAAGCTAGATATTAGCACGATTAATATTGAACAATTAACATCAGATCATGCTAAGAAAATTGTGGATTTTTTAGCTTTGGAATTACAAAAATATGATCAAGCTTATTATAGTGACAATAATCCTTTAGTTACTGATGCACAATACGATGTTCTGAAAAATTTAAATAATAAAATTGTAGCCAAGTTTCCACATTTAGCATTAGTAAATGATCATTCTAAAAAAGTTGGATTTACACCAAGTGCGCAGTTTTCTAAGGTGGTACATCTTAAGCCAATGCTATCATTAGCAAATGGTTTTTGTGTAGAGGATATTAGCAATTTTATTACTAAGATACAAAATTTTTTAAAAATAGATCATTGCCCCAAAATTGTTTGTGAATATAAAATTGATGGATTGTCATTTAATGCTAGATATGAGTATGGGGTCTTAACCTTAGCAAGCACTAGAGGTGATGGGCAGATTGGAGAAAATATTACTGAAAACTTAAAAACAATACAATCTTTCCCTCAAACCTTGCCTATTACTGATAAAGTATTTGAAGTCAGAGGTGAAATTTATATTACTAATAATGATTTTAGAGTTTTAAATATTCAACAACAGAAACTAGGTAAAGCTTTATTTTCTAACCCACGTAATGCTGCTGCTGGTTCAATTAGACAACTTGATCCTGCTATTACAGCTCAAAGACCACTAAAATATTTTGTTTATGCATTAGGAGAAGTAACTAATCACCATTTTGCTAGTACGCAGTTTGAATTACTACAGAAACTATCTCAGCTTAAGTTTTCCGTTAATACAGATTATATATTATCAGATAATCTGCATTCAATGATAGAATTTTATAATAACGTTGCTACAGAACGCAACAATTTAGCATTTGAGATAGATGGAGTAGTGTACAAGGTGAATGATTTTGCTTTGCAGGAAAGACTTGGAGCTACTAGTACTAGTCCACGTTTTGCGATTGCGTATAAATTTCCAGCATTAATTGGTAGAACAAAGATAACTAACATTACTTTACAGGTTGGCAAAACAGGAGCTGTTACTCCTGTAGCATTGCTTATTCCTATTAA from Orientia tsutsugamushi str. Boryong includes:
- a CDS encoding cation diffusion facilitator family transporter translates to MKHKAVPTYLQHSKLIKSAILLSIATASVILTIKIYGWITTSSVALFASLLDSMLDISSSLINMVAVRIMLLPPDDNHRFGHNKVQDLAIFSQSIFFFCSAIFTLFSAINKLFNFHEVSHHNVGINVMIVSSVCIFMLVCYQNYVYKKTQSYIVAVDKLHNFVDLLTNLSVIISLKVSVNFWFIDLVFAILISVYLLYGCIKLFRKALKNLLDQEFDKTEKQKILNIIRQNTQVLGVHELKTRYAGNKPFIQCHLEVDGNMTLLQAHEIADDISAKIEEEFPGCEVLIHQDPAGYEQCVMYQEKI
- the ligA gene encoding NAD-dependent DNA ligase LigA, which encodes MNKLDISTINIEQLTSDHAKKIVDFLALELQKYDQAYYSDNNPLVTDAQYDVLKNLNNKIVAKFPHLALVNDHSKKVGFTPSAQFSKVVHLKPMLSLANGFCVEDISNFITKIQNFLKIDHCPKIVCEYKIDGLSFNARYEYGVLTLASTRGDGQIGENITENLKTIQSFPQTLPITDKVFEVRGEIYITNNDFRVLNIQQQKLGKALFSNPRNAAAGSIRQLDPAITAQRPLKYFVYALGEVTNHHFASTQFELLQKLSQLKFSVNTDYILSDNLHSMIEFYNNVATERNNLAFEIDGVVYKVNDFALQERLGATSTSPRFAIAYKFPALIGRTKITNITLQVGKTGAVTPVALLIPINIAGVTISRATLHNKQEIESKDIRIGDYVFLHRAGDVIPKINGVDLSARDAQSSTRFIFPATCPSCNQNLVVNEGETVARCGNSLACPAQIYERICHFVSKDALNIDGLGRQRIRFLLDNKYIVNIVDIFLLEENNKLLSSNKLEDIAGWGIKSVNKLFKNINQAKNVILDRFIYALAVKHVGKYSAKLLAKEFKTAKNFIDQSLKLANNVTEIYEKLCNIEGLGVKTADQLKQFFMVSANVNLITKLVNILTIQDWQYHGDNLLLSNQTIVFTGTFATVSRSEIKVQAEKLGAKVGTQVSNNTDLLVVGNKAGNKLQKAQQLGIKIINEEEWIKMVNE
- a CDS encoding nucleoside deaminase, with the protein product MLQAIEQASQAFNLGEVPVGVVIVNRATKTVLTRAYNKVETTLNPTFHAEIIAINKACSLLSCKYLHGYDIYVSLEPCAMCAAALSHVRIDRIFFGAYDEKFGAIENGVRLFYNTTVYYKPEIYGGIMELQSKELLQKFFSNLRVKNETKCIM